The Chryseolinea soli nucleotide sequence GGCACATCGTCACCCGCACCACGGATGTAGGCGATGGTATGTCCTTCTTTTTTCAGGTTGATGCGCACCAATTTGGCCTGGGCCTTGGGTAGCAAGGTTTGGGTTGGAATATGATCGTAGGCTATCGTCTGCAGGGCCTGGTCGTAGCTTTTACCGTCCACTTCCGCCACCGCTTTTAGCGTGGAAGTGATCTCGTTGCGCGACGGGTACACCGTGAACATTTTCTCATCCTCTTCTCCGCGCGAAGCCAATGTGAAGGGAATCATGGCCGGTTCGGCGCGCCACCCGTCGGGGAGTTGCAGTTTTACATTTCCGGAGAGCGGCTTCTCGCTCGCCGACTTGATCTTCAGCCGGACGTCGCGCGGGTTTTCGTCGCTAAACACGAGCACGTTGTCGGCAAGATTCACAAACACGGGCGGGACAATTTCAAACGGTCGGGACAATTCTCCTTTTACGGGATCCGTCCATTTATATTGGAGGGGCTTGGTGACGATCACCGGCTGGCCTTCCACCGTCAGGTGAAAAGCAAAGCTTATGGCCGGATCGTTTTCCGGTTTGCCGATCAGGTTGGGATTGGTCACGGTAAACAAACCGACGGTGTGCTCCTTTTGCAACCAATAGGGATCGCTATAGCCGGTGCCGGTGGCCACCGCGTGGTTGCGCGTGAACACCAGGGACGCGTTGTTTTCCAACGGTTGGTTTAGGGTGGAATCGACACCCAGCCCGGGGCTTTTGATCCCCGACAGGGTGATGGAAACGGGCGAACGGTTCACCAGTTCAAAGCTCGTCGCAACGTGCTGGCCGGGCGCCACCCAGTATTGGTCGGCCGTTACTTCGATGAACACACCCGCGCAGTCGACGATGAGTTGTTCCACTTCTGCCAGTTTTCGATCCCGCCACACGCCCGGTTGCAATGCGGTGATGGCCTGACGGATCTGGAGCAATGCCGCGATGCTGGCGTAAGGTTTCTCCACGTCAAAGTTTTTGATCACGGCGTCCACCAGGGGTTGTATTTTTTCGCCGCCTTTCAGCCGGCTCCAGGTAGTGTTCACGCCTTCAAAAATATCTTTCTCTGCCCGCTCTCCTTTCATGTACTCCAGGAATTCCTGTTGTTGTCCACGCATGCCTTTCGACCCGAAGCCCTGACTTTTGTGTTGGCTCCGGCTCACGGCCGCGATCTCGGAGAAGGACTCACCCAAAAGCGGGCTGAAGCCGCCCACATTCAGCGTGACGATGCCCGGGGTGTTTTCATTGATGGTCGAGTTCCACCAACGTCCGGTGTTGGTATATAAACGTTTCACTTGCCAGGTGCCAAATTCGGTGAGCTGCCCCTGAAACATATCGGTCCGTGCCGCAGCCTCGAACGCTTCTTGCGCAAGAATGGCCGACGCCGTGTGATGGCCATGCCCGGCGCGCTCGTCCGGTGGAAAGCGCGTGATGATAACGTCGGGTTGATATTGGCGAAACACTTTCACCACATCGGAAAGGACCTCATTCTTGTTCCAGATGGCGAAGGTTTCGGTGGCAGACTTGGAGAAACCAAAGTCGTTGGCCCGTGTAAAGAACTGGTGGCCACCATCAATGCGCCGCGCCGCCAGCAATTCCTGCGTGCGGATCAACCCCAACAGGTCTCGAATCTCGGGGCCGATGAGGTTTTGCCCGCCGTCGCCGCGGGTCATGGACAGATAGGCGGTTTCCACCTGCCGGTCGTTGGCCATGTAGGTGATGATGCGCGTATTTTCGTCGTCGGGATGGGCCGCTACGTAGAGCACGGAACCCAACACGTTCAGTTTTTTGAGTTGGGCTTTGATGTGCGCGGCATCCGGTGTGGGCTGTTGTTGGGCAAAGGCTATTGCGGGGACAAACAAAAGGCAATAAAATAACCTCCTCATGCGGGTGTCGTGTTGGTGGATGATGCGAATTAACAGAGAAAAATCGATTCGACGCACAGGGATTTATGTAACCTTCAGGCGGCCGCACAATGAGCGGTCAAAATCCGACGAATGACAGGCTGGGTATGACGAAGAACCGTTTTCAGATCTTCCCGCGCTTTTCGCCGTTCACGAGGTAGGTGCCGTCTTCTTCAAAGCGGACCACGATGCGGCTCAGGCTCTTCTTGTCGTCGTCCTGGTAAAGCAGGGTGTATTCATAGGGGCTCACGCGGTCTTTGATGTCATCGGTGTAGCCCAGTTCCAATTTTAATACGGTGGCGGTGTCGACTTTGCGGTTGAGCATGACCTTTTCGTCATTCTTCACCACGCGTACGCGCACTTCGCCTGGTTTCAAGGTCAGGGCTCGCACATTCAGGAACAGGTAAGGCAGCGGCCCCGAGGCTGAGGCCCGGGTCAATTCCTTGTGGGTTTGTTCCATGTCGACCGTGTTCGGGTCGGGCAACGGGCGCGTGCGAAACTCGAAATTGAGTTTGATCTCAAATTCCTCCTTGGTTTTGTACGGCACCTCTTCCTGTACAAAAAGGGAAAACGCAAAAAGGAACGTTGCAAATTTCATGTCGCCGGTGGTGTTTAACGAAGATAGTGATATTAATGCTCAGGGCCTAGCGCGGCACCGAGCTCGACACGCGAAAATGAGGAAAGAAACACAAAGTTAACCAAGTATGCGGGAGGGAATTCCCGCGCCAGTGGCAATGTCATGGAACAGGTCAGCTCACATCACGCGCAACACGTTGAAAAAGGTAAGATCGCCAAGCGTTGGTATGAAAACATAGCGCATAATTTTAATCGACCATAAAAATTTTTCTAAGAACCGTTTTGCTGTAATGACGTCGAAAAAAAGAGGAAAGAATAAACCGCCGGTCATCAATTCTTGCCTTCGCAAAAACAGCGTTACGAATAGCAACCCGATACCGAGTCGATTAGCGTATTTTTCCGAAGTATTACCCGCTTGCCATCCGCAACTTAAAAATTATCGCCCGCTTATGGTCAAAATGACTTTTTGAAATATCTTTGGTTCCCATTTAAACCCTACGACCAAACACCCACACTCCCATGCTGAAAAGAACTTTCCTCACGCCCCTCCTGCTCTTTGTGTTGTTGAGCGTGGCGTCGGCGCAAAAGCAGGTCTATAAACTTACGCCTCTCGCCCTCCAGGATCTGTCGGGATTTAAAACGCCCACCAAAAATTGGCAGATCGTGGGTGATGTTTCGGGAAGCTTCGACAGTCCGACGCTGAAATCACAAAAAGGCGCCGGCGTGCTCCTGAACGACTTCGACGAAGCGCGTTTCAAACCCGAGACCAACCTGTTCACAGCGCTCGAACACGGCGACCTGTACTTGTCGCTCGACTTTATGATGCCCAAGGGCTCCAATTCCGGGATCTACCTGATGGGGCGCTACGAAATTCAGCTCTTTGACAGTTGGGGTGTGAAAGTACCCCACGTGCAGGATTGCGGAAGCATCTACGAGCGTTGGGACGAAGCCCGTCCGGAAGGAAAAAAAGGCTATGAAGGCCACCCCGC carries:
- a CDS encoding PIG-L family deacetylase; its protein translation is MRRLFYCLLFVPAIAFAQQQPTPDAAHIKAQLKKLNVLGSVLYVAAHPDDENTRIITYMANDRQVETAYLSMTRGDGGQNLIGPEIRDLLGLIRTQELLAARRIDGGHQFFTRANDFGFSKSATETFAIWNKNEVLSDVVKVFRQYQPDVIITRFPPDERAGHGHHTASAILAQEAFEAAARTDMFQGQLTEFGTWQVKRLYTNTGRWWNSTINENTPGIVTLNVGGFSPLLGESFSEIAAVSRSQHKSQGFGSKGMRGQQQEFLEYMKGERAEKDIFEGVNTTWSRLKGGEKIQPLVDAVIKNFDVEKPYASIAALLQIRQAITALQPGVWRDRKLAEVEQLIVDCAGVFIEVTADQYWVAPGQHVATSFELVNRSPVSITLSGIKSPGLGVDSTLNQPLENNASLVFTRNHAVATGTGYSDPYWLQKEHTVGLFTVTNPNLIGKPENDPAISFAFHLTVEGQPVIVTKPLQYKWTDPVKGELSRPFEIVPPVFVNLADNVLVFSDENPRDVRLKIKSASEKPLSGNVKLQLPDGWRAEPAMIPFTLASRGEEDEKMFTVYPSRNEITSTLKAVAEVDGKSYDQALQTIAYDHIPTQTLLPKAQAKLVRINLKKEGHTIAYIRGAGDDVPAGLRTMGYDVWEMKNEEITSENLKRVDAVVLGVRIMNTNTRAPFFMPVLLDYVKQGGTLVVQYNVNNDLETDKFAPYPLTLSRDRVTEEDATVRFLKPEHAVLNTPNKITDRDFTGWVQERGLYFPGKWDEKFEAILSMNDKNETPKDASLLVAPYGEGYYVYTGLSFFRELPEGVAGAYKLFANLVSMGKPKKAESPKIKTKTKSSTKAK